A genomic segment from Perca flavescens isolate YP-PL-M2 chromosome 13, PFLA_1.0, whole genome shotgun sequence encodes:
- the slc13a2 gene encoding solute carrier family 13 member 2, translating into MKIIGRLLKWLWYHRNYFIIIITPLVLLPLPLIIPTPEARCGYAIILMALYWCTECMPLAVTALLPIILFPMMGIMKAGAVSVEYLKDSNMLFIGGLLVAIAVERWNLHKRIALRVLLLVGVRPALLMMGFMFVSAFLSMWISNTATTAMMLPISQAVLEQLKSTEARADERDFQAAAEDNQAFELEISQTKQENKDEKQMDTKAQLEDTVYENEWSPESLQESKKKALEEKYDLLTKGMSLSVCYSASIGGTATLTGTTPNIILKGQMDELFPGNGDVINFASWFGFAFPNMVLMLVLTFIWLQFMFLGFNLKLSFGCGRRNDRDKEAYMVMRQEYNKLGRMKFAEWAVLTIFVLLVALWFTREPGFIDGWATVLFNQKGDSFVSDGTVAILMSMLFFIVPSRMPTCRGYGQDDAGELLTPLTLLNWDVVHERMPWNIILLLGGGFALAAGSEESGLSKWLGESLAPLEKIPPFAIAILLSLLVATFTECSSNTATTTLFLPILASMSRAIKIHPLYVMIPCTIAASLAFMLPVATPPNAIAFSFGKLKVIDMVKAGFILNIIGILTVNLGINTWGYAMFDMGNLPHWFNNTQNATQGNP; encoded by the exons ATGAAAATCATAGGTAGGCTGTTGAAGTGGCTTTGGTACCACAGAAACtacttcatcatcatcatcactccgCTTGTGCTTCTTCCTCTGCCACTCATCATCCCTACACCG gAAGCCAGATGTGGTTATGCTATCATCCTCATGGCTCTGTACTGGTGTACAGAGTGTATGCCTCTGGCTGTGACTGCCCTACTGCCAATCATCCTCTTCCCTATGATGGGCATCATGAAGGCTGGAGCG GTCAGTGTTGAGTATCTGAAAGACTCTAACATGCTGTTCATTGGAGGCCTGTTGGTGGCCATCGCAGTGGAGAGGTGGAACCTTCATAAACGCATCGCTCTTCGAGTTCTGCTGCTGGTTGGTGTTCGCCCGGCCCT GTTAATGATGGGCTTCATGTTCGTCTCAGCCTTCCTGTCCATGTGGATCAGCAACACGGCAACAACAGCCATGATGCTGCCCATCTCCCAAGCTGTGCTGGAGCAGCTGAAGTCCACAGAGGCCCGGGCAGATGAACGAGATTTCCAGGCTGCAGCCGAGGACAACCAGGCATTTGAGCTTGAGATCAGTCAAACTAAACAGGAAAATAAGGACGAGAAACAGATGGACACCAAGGCTCAGCTGGAGGACACAGTGT ATGAAAATGAGTGGAGTCCAGAGTCACTGCAGGAGTCCAAGAAAAAAGCGTTGGAGGAGAAGTACGATCTCCTGACCAAAGGGAtgagtctgagtgtgtgttacTCTGCCAGCATCGGAGGCACGGCCACGCTCACCGGCACAACCCCGAACATCATCCTTAAGGGTCAAATGGACGA GCTCTTCCCTGGGAATGGTGATGTGATCAACTTTGCCAGCTGGTTTGGCTTTGCTTTCCCCAACATGGTGCTCATGCTGGTGTTGACCTTCATCTGGCTTCAGTTTATGTTCCTGGGCTTCAA CCTGAAGCTGTCATTTGGCTGCGGCAGGAGAAATGACAGAGATAAGGAGGCGTACATGGTGATGAGGCAGGAGTACAATAAGCTGGGACGCATGAAGTTTGCTGAGTGGGCAGTGCTCACCATCTTTGTCTTGCTGGTAGCCCTGTGGTTCACCAGGGAGCCGGGCTTCATAGACGGCTGGGCAACAGTGCTGTTCAATCAGAAGGGAGA tag TTTTGTGTCCGATGGAACCGTCGCTATCTTAATGTCGATGCTCTTCTTTATCGTCCCCTCTCGGATGCCCACGTGTAGAGGCTATGGTCAAGACGACGCAGGTGAACTGTTAACTCCACT CACTCTGCTAAACTGGGATGTGGTCCACGAGCGGATGCCCTGGAACATCATCCTGCTGCTGGGAGGAGGCTTCGCTCTGGCTGCTGGCAGTGAG GAGTCAGGTCTGTCCAAGTGGCTCGGCGAAAGCTTGGCACCTCTGGAGAAAATTCCCCCTTTCGCCATTGCCATACTGCTCAGCCTGCTGGTGGCGACGTTCACCGAGTGCTCCAGCAACACAGCCACCACCACCCTGTTCCTGCCAATCCTGGCCTCAATG TCCAGAGCCATTAAGATACATCCACTGTACGTGATGATTCCCTGCACCATCGCTGCCTCTCTGGCCTTCATGCTGCCTGTGGCCACACCACCCAACGCCATCGCCTTCTCTTTTGGAAAACTCAAAGTCATCGACATG GTGAAAGCCGGCTTCATACTGAACATCATTGGGATTTTGACTGTTAATTTAGGCATCAACACCTGGGGATACGCCATGTTTGACATGGGCAACTTACCTCATTGGTTCAACAATACACAGAACGCTACACAAGGCAACCCTTGA